One Alkalinema sp. FACHB-956 DNA window includes the following coding sequences:
- a CDS encoding response regulator transcription factor codes for MPRILVIDDDPAIAELVAVNLEMAGYEVSQAPDGIKGQAMALQMQPDLIMLDLMLPKVDGFTVCQRLRRDDRTADIPVLMLTALGQTQDKVEGFNAGADDYLTKPFEVEELLARVRALLRRTDRIPQAAKHAEILNYGPLTLVPERFEAVWFGKTVKLTHLEFELLHCLLQRHGQTVSPSEILREVWGYDPDDDIETIRVHVRHLRTKLEPEPRHPQYIKTVYGAGYCLELPNTSIEEVTTSIAG; via the coding sequence ATGCCTCGGATACTTGTGATTGATGACGACCCTGCGATCGCTGAGCTAGTAGCGGTCAATCTGGAAATGGCAGGGTATGAAGTAAGTCAAGCGCCAGATGGGATCAAGGGTCAAGCCATGGCTCTCCAGATGCAGCCAGACTTAATCATGCTCGATCTCATGCTGCCGAAGGTTGATGGATTTACTGTGTGTCAACGTCTTCGCCGTGACGATCGGACTGCTGATATTCCAGTTCTCATGCTGACGGCCCTGGGGCAAACCCAGGATAAGGTGGAAGGGTTTAATGCCGGAGCGGATGATTATCTGACCAAACCCTTTGAAGTAGAAGAGTTGCTCGCGCGGGTACGGGCCTTACTACGACGCACCGATCGCATCCCCCAAGCTGCGAAACATGCAGAAATTTTGAACTATGGCCCGTTAACCCTGGTGCCAGAACGCTTTGAAGCGGTGTGGTTTGGCAAAACGGTAAAACTGACGCACTTAGAGTTTGAGCTACTGCACTGCCTTTTGCAGCGCCACGGCCAGACTGTTTCTCCCAGCGAAATTTTGCGGGAGGTCTGGGGCTATGATCCCGATGATGACATTGAAACCATTCGAGTCCATGTGCGCCACCTGCGTACCAAGCTGGAGCCAGAACCGCGCCATCCCCAGTACATCAAGACGGTTTACGGCGCAGGCTATTGCCTAGAACTGCCGAATACCAGTATTGAAGAGGTTACCACCTCGATCGCGGGCTAA
- the recO gene encoding DNA repair protein RecO, with protein sequence MSRTYKVTGINLKSKPIGEADRILTILTKEQGLLRVIAPGARKQKSRLSGRSALFVVNDLLIAKGKSMDKVLQAESIESFPKLALDIKKLTAGQYLVELALQQAVIDLVQEGLFYLLIEHLSRVEQAATPEILPCLTHGIFQLLAYAGIAPQMHQCCLSGDPVQPELDNPNWRVAFSIEAGGAVTLAALNQFEAEQQRANVDPEDEQIILSESSCGLVRVAERPAQIYSTKRVIRPLQLGSTQVTVMQQLAETLCPVIDPDRLPRGMSTDMAWLSIERLLRRCTAYHFDRSIRSAKLIDRLFGAADSSSP encoded by the coding sequence ATGTCGCGGACTTATAAAGTCACGGGAATTAATTTGAAAAGTAAGCCGATCGGAGAGGCCGATCGGATCCTGACCATTTTGACCAAAGAACAGGGTTTACTGCGGGTGATTGCACCGGGTGCCCGCAAACAAAAGTCGCGGCTATCCGGTCGGAGTGCGCTTTTTGTGGTCAATGACCTGCTGATTGCCAAGGGCAAGTCCATGGATAAAGTCCTGCAAGCGGAGTCGATCGAATCCTTTCCCAAACTCGCCCTCGATATCAAAAAACTCACCGCAGGGCAATACCTCGTGGAGTTAGCCTTGCAGCAAGCTGTCATTGATTTAGTGCAGGAGGGCTTATTTTATTTGCTGATTGAGCATTTAAGCCGAGTTGAACAGGCAGCGACTCCGGAAATCCTACCCTGCCTCACCCACGGCATTTTCCAACTCCTAGCCTACGCGGGAATTGCCCCCCAAATGCATCAGTGTTGCCTCAGCGGAGACCCCGTGCAACCGGAATTGGACAACCCGAATTGGCGAGTAGCGTTTAGTATCGAAGCAGGAGGAGCCGTTACCCTAGCAGCCCTCAACCAATTTGAGGCTGAGCAGCAACGGGCAAACGTGGATCCTGAAGATGAACAGATCATTCTTTCGGAGTCTAGCTGTGGCTTGGTGCGAGTGGCAGAACGTCCGGCTCAGATCTACTCGACAAAACGAGTGATCCGGCCTCTACAATTGGGATCCACTCAGGTCACTGTCATGCAGCAATTAGCGGAAACCCTTTGTCCTGTGATCGATCCGGATCGCTTACCTCGAGGCATGTCTACGGATATGGCATGGTTATCTATCGAACGGCTTTTGCGGCGATGTACGGCGTATCATTTCGATCGATCGATTCGCTCAGCCAAATTGATCGATCGTCTCTTCGGGGCAGCGGATTCCAGTTCCCCCTAA
- a CDS encoding glycosyltransferase family 4 protein gives MHIAWLGKKSPFCGNVTYGREVTNALLDRGHRVSFFHFSQADREDEVPDNVPNFQEVTIPFLFKSQIYTLPKLRSSKVLLRSLKKLKPDVVHASLTLSPLDFRLPELCEELGVPLVATFHPAFDNQLRNWASGTQYLMYQLYAPALANYDRVIVFSYLQKDLLVKLGVPAERVAVIPNGVDVEKYCPGESRYQGRWRGDRVFVYQGRIAPEKNVEALLRAWKASNMGNNSKLLMVGSGPLLAPLKSQYGEEIGVKWLGFVAEEAKRIDILRSADVFILPSLVEGLSLSLLEAMSCGLACIATDAGADGEVLEEGAGVIMRTTQSVATQLQTLLPMFRDHPELTALLGQKARQRVLDRYTLSNNITRVEELYESILGAPRLPLNLGSQFLSGR, from the coding sequence ATGCACATCGCTTGGTTGGGAAAAAAATCACCCTTCTGTGGCAACGTAACCTACGGTCGCGAAGTGACCAATGCGTTGCTCGATCGAGGCCACCGCGTCAGCTTCTTCCACTTTTCCCAGGCGGATCGGGAAGATGAAGTGCCGGACAACGTTCCCAACTTCCAAGAGGTGACCATTCCGTTTCTGTTTAAGTCGCAGATTTACACCTTGCCCAAACTGCGATCGAGCAAAGTGCTGTTGCGATCGCTCAAAAAGCTAAAACCCGATGTCGTCCATGCATCTTTGACGCTCTCGCCCTTGGATTTCCGGCTCCCGGAACTCTGTGAAGAGTTGGGCGTGCCCCTCGTCGCCACCTTCCATCCCGCTTTTGATAACCAATTGCGCAACTGGGCCTCTGGGACACAGTATTTGATGTACCAACTCTATGCCCCGGCGCTGGCCAACTACGATCGGGTCATTGTTTTTTCCTATTTACAAAAGGATTTATTAGTTAAACTAGGCGTCCCAGCAGAACGGGTCGCTGTGATTCCCAACGGCGTCGATGTGGAAAAATACTGTCCCGGCGAGTCAAGATACCAAGGCCGCTGGCGGGGCGATCGGGTGTTTGTCTACCAAGGTCGCATTGCTCCAGAGAAGAACGTGGAAGCCTTGCTGCGCGCCTGGAAAGCCTCCAACATGGGCAACAATAGCAAACTACTCATGGTGGGGAGTGGGCCATTGCTCGCACCGCTCAAGTCACAATATGGCGAAGAGATCGGCGTGAAATGGCTGGGTTTTGTGGCGGAAGAAGCAAAACGGATTGATATTTTGCGCAGTGCGGATGTGTTTATCCTGCCATCGTTAGTGGAAGGACTGTCTTTGTCACTCCTAGAAGCGATGTCCTGCGGGCTGGCTTGCATTGCAACGGATGCTGGGGCCGATGGCGAAGTGTTAGAGGAAGGGGCGGGTGTCATTATGCGAACGACTCAATCGGTGGCCACGCAGTTACAAACCCTATTGCCAATGTTCCGCGATCATCCGGAACTGACAGCACTCTTGGGACAAAAGGCTAGACAACGGGTTTTAGACCGTTACACCCTTAGCAACAATATTACTCGGGTAGAGGAATTGTATGAATCGATTCTGGGTGCACCACGATTACCGCTGAATCTGGGTTCGCAATTTTTGAGTGGGCGGTAG
- the deoC gene encoding deoxyribose-phosphate aldolase, whose product MVLDYRAIDFAPLIDHSLLSPIATPEMVTQWCEEADRFGFAAVCLSPCYVSQAVKLLHGKSTAVCTVIGFPTGANTSAVKLYEAQIATEQGATELDLVINLGWLKAGRHDEVHREIAEICEATGQTVKVILEMAYLTAEEKQMAAEIAMDAGAAFLKTSTGWTGGATVEDIRLLKQISRDRVGIKASGGIRTAEQALELVMAGATRLGTSRGIDIVKQATQQT is encoded by the coding sequence GTGGTACTAGACTACAGGGCAATTGATTTTGCGCCTTTAATCGATCATTCATTGCTGAGTCCGATCGCGACACCGGAAATGGTGACTCAATGGTGTGAAGAGGCCGATCGGTTTGGCTTTGCCGCCGTTTGTCTTTCACCCTGTTATGTTTCCCAGGCCGTTAAGCTACTCCATGGGAAATCTACCGCAGTCTGTACCGTCATTGGGTTCCCCACCGGCGCAAATACATCTGCGGTCAAGTTATACGAAGCCCAAATCGCCACAGAACAGGGAGCAACGGAATTAGATCTGGTCATTAATCTCGGTTGGCTCAAGGCAGGGCGACACGATGAGGTTCATCGCGAAATTGCCGAAATTTGTGAAGCAACGGGACAAACGGTCAAGGTGATTTTGGAAATGGCTTACTTGACCGCCGAAGAAAAGCAAATGGCCGCAGAAATTGCCATGGATGCCGGAGCCGCCTTTTTGAAAACCAGTACCGGTTGGACTGGGGGCGCGACGGTGGAAGATATTCGCCTGTTAAAACAAATCTCCCGCGATCGGGTTGGCATTAAAGCATCGGGGGGCATTCGTACCGCTGAGCAAGCCTTGGAACTTGTGATGGCTGGAGCCACGCGCTTGGGAACCTCACGGGGCATTGATATCGTGAAACAGGCAACCCAGCAGACTTGA
- a CDS encoding glycosyltransferase: MFIFCLLVISLFALRSFRRNFYPALQASDALQIPLEGESGTGPQDGSANFPLPSVSVIVPAYNEALNIEDCLLAILESSDRPAGQIEVWIVDDQSTDQTLEIVTQLQHRLQDPRLQVLAGQPRPEGEVWMGKNWACAQAAQQAKGDYLLFLDADVRLRRGAIEAALAHALDRQADLLTCWLTLVCDCWGEWLAQPIIAQLFAVGFKQDEVNDPACDCVFAVGPFMLFRRSAYEAIGGHAAVAAEVVEDVELGKRIKRQGWKLWFGTGSALGELRMYRSLGALWEGWTKNWHLGSERNWRSTLYSTYVVGMVFVLPWWASLAALGSLGQPAMALVDGGLPTIGDWLPFSITVLNGAIAVFLLYGQYDLRQRTQANFGIPTRYWWLGWLGSWIVFWIPIASLIKTETGWGWTWRGRPLQIQRK, from the coding sequence TTGTTTATTTTTTGCCTTCTTGTAATCAGTCTGTTTGCCCTAAGGTCGTTCCGGCGGAACTTTTATCCCGCGCTTCAGGCCAGTGATGCGCTGCAAATCCCTTTGGAAGGTGAATCTGGCACGGGGCCGCAGGATGGATCTGCCAACTTTCCCCTGCCTTCGGTGTCTGTCATTGTGCCTGCCTACAATGAAGCCCTCAACATTGAGGACTGTCTCCTAGCGATTTTGGAAAGTTCCGATCGCCCTGCGGGCCAGATTGAAGTTTGGATAGTGGATGATCAATCGACGGATCAAACGTTGGAGATTGTCACTCAGTTACAACATCGACTCCAGGATCCCCGATTGCAGGTGCTGGCGGGACAGCCCCGTCCGGAGGGGGAAGTGTGGATGGGGAAAAATTGGGCCTGTGCCCAGGCCGCGCAGCAAGCTAAGGGCGACTATTTATTATTTTTGGATGCGGATGTGCGGTTGCGACGGGGCGCGATCGAAGCTGCGCTGGCCCATGCCCTCGATCGGCAGGCGGACTTGTTAACCTGCTGGTTGACGTTAGTGTGTGATTGTTGGGGGGAATGGCTGGCTCAGCCCATCATTGCCCAGTTGTTTGCGGTGGGTTTCAAACAGGATGAAGTCAATGATCCCGCCTGTGACTGTGTGTTTGCCGTGGGGCCATTTATGTTATTTCGGAGATCGGCCTATGAGGCGATCGGGGGCCACGCAGCCGTCGCAGCAGAGGTGGTGGAAGATGTGGAACTGGGGAAACGGATCAAACGCCAAGGTTGGAAGCTGTGGTTTGGGACGGGATCAGCCCTCGGGGAATTGCGCATGTACCGCAGTCTCGGAGCCTTGTGGGAGGGCTGGACAAAAAACTGGCATCTGGGATCGGAGCGTAATTGGCGATCGACGCTCTATTCGACCTATGTGGTGGGTATGGTATTTGTGTTGCCCTGGTGGGCGAGTTTAGCGGCGTTGGGTAGCCTGGGGCAGCCAGCCATGGCGCTGGTCGATGGGGGGCTACCGACGATCGGAGACTGGCTGCCGTTCAGCATCACTGTTCTCAATGGCGCGATCGCGGTGTTCTTGCTCTATGGCCAATACGACCTGCGGCAGCGAACCCAGGCAAATTTTGGGATTCCAACCCGCTACTGGTGGTTAGGCTGGCTAGGGAGTTGGATCGTCTTTTGGATTCCGATCGCCTCGCTGATTAAAACGGAAACGGGCTGGGGCTGGACTTGGCGAGGCCGACCGTTACAGATCCAACGGAAATAA
- a CDS encoding MFS transporter, whose translation MHQPVSSEPPRKTHAPTSGKPFPRSNLTSGPTESKVVPFEKPTLDKPALDKSLEDKSSDKSPLDKSLDNLYKTSDRTSVAGESATSSSQSALPNSESEQGFVPVLKNRNFLTLWAGQVFSQLADKVYLVLMIALIASRFQADDQPISGWVSSTMVAFTIPAILFGSIAGVYVDRWSKKGVLVFTNLLRGLLVVTLPPLLWFVKDWGSWGTTPVGFILLLGVTFLVSTLTQFFAPAEQSVIPLIVEKRHLLSANSLYTTTMMASVIVGFAVGEPLLALADQLVAGFGISDLGKEIVVGGGYALAGIILLLLKTGEQKSEVPVEQPHVFEDIKDGLKYLSVQAHVRAALIQLVILFSIFAALSVLAVRLAEVMPEIKSSQFGFLLAAGGVGMAIGAALLGNFGQKISHNRLGVYGSLGMAASLVGLAFTYHHLWLSLLAIALTGFFAAAIGIPMQTAIQQETPEDMRGKVFGLQNNAVNVALSLPLVLAGVGESVLGLKVVFLILAGAALAGGGLTWYISRDQNA comes from the coding sequence ATGCACCAACCTGTGTCGTCAGAACCTCCCCGCAAGACCCATGCGCCGACCTCTGGGAAACCCTTTCCCCGAAGTAACTTGACCAGTGGCCCTACAGAATCTAAAGTTGTGCCCTTTGAGAAACCGACCTTAGATAAGCCCGCATTAGACAAGTCTTTAGAAGATAAATCGTCAGATAAATCTCCATTAGATAAATCGTTAGATAACCTCTATAAAACGTCGGATAGAACCTCAGTGGCGGGTGAATCGGCTACGTCTTCCTCTCAATCTGCCCTGCCTAACTCGGAAAGTGAACAGGGGTTTGTTCCCGTTTTAAAGAATCGTAATTTTTTGACGCTGTGGGCGGGTCAGGTTTTTTCGCAGTTGGCGGATAAGGTGTATCTCGTGTTGATGATTGCCCTGATTGCGAGTCGCTTTCAGGCCGATGATCAGCCCATTAGCGGCTGGGTTTCTTCCACCATGGTGGCCTTTACCATTCCAGCCATTCTGTTTGGGTCGATCGCGGGAGTCTATGTCGATCGCTGGTCTAAAAAGGGCGTGTTGGTCTTTACCAATCTTTTGCGAGGGTTGCTGGTGGTAACCCTTCCGCCTCTGCTTTGGTTTGTCAAGGACTGGGGCAGTTGGGGCACCACACCCGTTGGATTTATTTTGCTGCTGGGAGTCACCTTTTTGGTCTCCACCCTGACCCAATTTTTTGCCCCTGCTGAGCAGTCCGTCATTCCGTTAATCGTCGAAAAGCGTCACTTGCTCTCCGCCAACTCCCTCTACACCACCACCATGATGGCTTCGGTGATTGTAGGGTTTGCCGTGGGAGAACCGCTCCTAGCCTTGGCCGACCAGTTGGTGGCGGGCTTTGGAATTTCGGATTTGGGCAAGGAAATTGTGGTAGGTGGGGGGTATGCCCTAGCGGGCATTATTCTGCTATTGCTGAAAACGGGCGAGCAGAAATCGGAGGTTCCCGTCGAACAGCCCCACGTCTTTGAGGATATTAAGGATGGCCTAAAATATCTAAGCGTTCAGGCCCATGTCCGGGCGGCGCTGATCCAGCTGGTGATTCTGTTCTCTATTTTTGCAGCACTCTCGGTTTTAGCAGTACGGCTAGCGGAGGTAATGCCGGAAATCAAGTCCTCTCAGTTTGGCTTCCTTCTGGCAGCTGGGGGCGTTGGCATGGCGATCGGAGCTGCATTGCTAGGTAACTTTGGCCAGAAGATTTCCCACAACCGCCTAGGTGTATACGGATCCTTGGGGATGGCTGCTTCGTTGGTGGGATTAGCGTTCACCTACCACCACCTTTGGTTATCCCTACTCGCGATCGCCTTGACAGGGTTCTTTGCAGCGGCGATCGGGATTCCCATGCAAACCGCAATTCAGCAGGAAACGCCCGAAGATATGCGGGGCAAGGTCTTTGGCTTGCAAAATAATGCAGTGAATGTGGCCTTGAGCTTGCCGTTGGTACTGGCTGGAGTCGGGGAATCGGTTTTGGGCTTAAAAGTGGTGTTTCTGATTCTGGCGGGGGCGGCTCTAGCGGGCGGTGGATTGACTTGGTACATCTCTCGGGATCAAAATGCCTAA
- a CDS encoding 23S rRNA (pseudouridine(1915)-N(3))-methyltransferase RlmH, with product MLQRKLKIVAVGKVKYRWIETGIQEYLKRLPGLNITEIKDSNQRTTLTEIQPYLKAQDQLIVLTERGKLLDSIAFSQFIQQQTFDRSLVFVIGSSDGITPELEKSADHTLALSPMTFTHDMARLLLIEQIYRAISIATNGNYHK from the coding sequence GTGTTGCAGCGTAAATTAAAAATCGTGGCGGTCGGTAAAGTCAAATACCGTTGGATTGAGACCGGGATTCAGGAATATCTCAAACGCTTACCGGGGTTAAATATCACTGAAATTAAAGACTCGAATCAACGCACGACGTTAACTGAAATTCAGCCCTATTTGAAAGCCCAAGATCAGTTAATTGTGCTGACTGAACGGGGGAAGTTGCTAGATTCGATCGCTTTCTCCCAGTTCATCCAACAGCAAACATTCGATCGATCGTTAGTCTTTGTAATTGGCTCCTCCGATGGCATTACCCCAGAGCTAGAAAAATCTGCCGATCACACCCTTGCCCTTTCTCCCATGACCTTTACCCACGACATGGCTCGGTTATTACTCATTGAGCAAATTTATCGCGCCATTTCGATCGCGACCAACGGCAACTATCACAAGTAA
- a CDS encoding cation:proton antiporter, translated as MHLDSIVLVLIQIVLVIALSRLVGLAFRRIKQPLVIGEIVAGIMLGPSLLGAVAPVVATTLFPPESIATLGVLSQIGLIFFMFLIGLELDPKYLKGGVDLAILISHVSILVPFSLGILLSLLLFPLVSNAGVSFTAFALFLGAAMSITAFPVLARIITENNLQNSRIGSLALTCAAVDDVTAWCLLLVAIAVTRTNSMVGAIPNILEAGLYIGLMIWVGRPLLRQFAVFYRRTGKLTQSMLAVIYICVVISALITETIGIHLIFGAFLLGAVMPKHEGLVRELAQKTEDFVLTCLLPIFFAYSGLRTQIGLLNSPPLWGLCALVVLVAIVGKYVGTFAAAKVSGLSNRDASALGWLMNTRGLTELIVLNIGLSLGVITPLLFTMLVIMALVTTFMTSPLLEWTYPKKMMRMEVLEPQPETTEAAQYKILVPVANPNSQQGLIRLAIEIARSQQQPTSVHPLSLIQLEQDYVFESLPAEADRLIQAQQEKLRAIVAQLDSDHASDVAASPVEVSNIVQVSNNVAKTTADIAVREQMNLILLGWHRPAFSSNRLGGRVGQILSTAPVDVAVFIDRQPQRLNRLLIPYSPNIHTELGIQLALRLLLNHPDRQLTLLRVFQEGQSIEFSYEWNQLFEQLPPTVRDRILTPVIQTNSLINTVIDASQTADLTIVGASREWGLERQTLGRYTDELAVRCRSSLLITRRFNRVASHHLEAVLDRLTEV; from the coding sequence ATGCATCTTGACTCGATCGTTTTAGTCTTGATCCAGATTGTTCTCGTGATAGCGCTGTCCCGACTGGTTGGACTTGCCTTTCGTCGCATTAAGCAGCCTTTAGTGATTGGCGAAATTGTGGCCGGGATTATGTTGGGGCCGTCCCTGCTGGGAGCCGTTGCTCCCGTGGTGGCGACTACTCTCTTTCCACCGGAGAGTATTGCCACCCTGGGAGTTTTGTCCCAAATCGGTTTAATTTTTTTCATGTTCCTAATTGGGCTGGAACTTGATCCGAAATATCTCAAGGGTGGTGTTGACTTAGCTATTCTAATTTCCCATGTCAGTATTTTAGTCCCATTCTCCCTAGGAATTCTCCTCTCATTGCTACTGTTTCCGTTGGTCTCCAATGCAGGCGTCTCTTTCACAGCATTTGCCTTATTTCTGGGGGCGGCGATGTCCATTACCGCGTTCCCGGTTCTGGCGCGTATCATTACTGAAAATAATTTACAAAATAGTCGGATAGGGTCGTTAGCTTTAACCTGTGCGGCTGTGGATGATGTGACAGCTTGGTGCTTGCTGTTAGTGGCGATCGCGGTTACCCGCACTAACAGCATGGTTGGAGCAATTCCTAACATTTTAGAAGCGGGACTGTACATTGGATTGATGATTTGGGTGGGTAGACCCTTACTCCGGCAATTTGCGGTTTTCTATCGACGTACAGGCAAGTTGACCCAATCGATGTTAGCGGTTATTTATATTTGTGTTGTTATTTCTGCACTGATTACCGAGACGATCGGAATTCATTTAATTTTTGGTGCTTTTTTGTTGGGCGCTGTTATGCCCAAACATGAAGGCTTAGTGCGAGAATTAGCGCAAAAAACCGAAGACTTTGTTTTGACCTGTTTGTTACCTATTTTCTTTGCCTATAGTGGTCTACGCACCCAAATTGGGCTACTCAACAGTCCACCCCTATGGGGGTTATGTGCCTTGGTGGTGCTGGTGGCGATCGTTGGTAAGTATGTAGGAACCTTTGCGGCGGCTAAGGTATCTGGCCTCTCTAACCGAGATGCTTCGGCCTTGGGTTGGTTGATGAATACACGCGGCTTAACGGAACTCATTGTTTTAAACATCGGCTTAAGTTTAGGGGTAATTACGCCGTTGCTGTTCACCATGCTGGTGATTATGGCATTGGTCACCACATTTATGACTTCGCCACTATTGGAGTGGACTTATCCGAAAAAAATGATGCGCATGGAGGTTCTCGAACCCCAACCCGAAACGACAGAAGCAGCTCAATATAAGATTTTAGTCCCCGTTGCGAATCCGAACAGCCAACAGGGATTGATTCGACTCGCGATCGAAATTGCCCGTTCCCAACAACAACCCACTTCAGTTCATCCCCTCAGTTTGATTCAGTTAGAGCAGGACTATGTGTTTGAAAGTCTGCCAGCGGAGGCCGATCGATTAATTCAAGCCCAGCAAGAAAAACTCCGGGCCATTGTGGCTCAACTGGACTCCGATCACGCCAGCGATGTGGCAGCCTCGCCCGTGGAAGTGTCAAATATCGTTCAGGTGTCAAATAATGTCGCTAAAACAACGGCAGACATTGCAGTGCGAGAACAGATGAATTTAATTTTGCTGGGATGGCATCGTCCTGCTTTCAGTAGTAATCGTTTAGGAGGGCGTGTTGGCCAGATTCTGAGTACTGCCCCCGTGGATGTTGCAGTGTTTATCGATCGTCAACCTCAACGACTGAATCGGTTATTGATTCCCTATAGCCCGAACATTCATACGGAACTTGGGATTCAATTAGCACTTCGGTTGTTGTTAAATCATCCCGATCGCCAATTAACGTTGCTGCGAGTATTTCAAGAGGGACAATCGATTGAATTTAGCTACGAGTGGAACCAATTGTTTGAACAGTTACCGCCCACGGTGCGCGATCGAATTTTGACGCCTGTGATTCAAACTAACTCCCTAATTAATACGGTGATTGATGCTTCCCAAACAGCGGATCTCACGATCGTGGGGGCCAGCCGAGAATGGGGCTTAGAACGCCAAACCTTGGGGCGCTATACCGATGAATTGGCCGTTCGTTGTCGATCGTCCTTACTGATTACCCGTCGCTTCAATCGGGTGGCTTCCCATCACCTAGAAGCTGTCCTAGATCGTCTCACTGAGGTCTAA
- the chlP gene encoding geranylgeranyl reductase: MALRVAVVGGGPAGACAAEVLAKAGIETYLIERKLDNVKPCGGAIPLCMVKEFDLPEDIIDRKVRRMKMISPSNVVVDIGQTLKDNEYIGMVRREVFDSFLRNRAASLGAQLINGTMYKLELPTTQNGSYKLHYADHTNGIEGEDKTLEVDLVIGADGANSRVAKAIDAGDYNYAIAFQERIMLPEDKMAYYEDLAEMYVGDDVSPDFYAWVFPKYNHVAVGTGTMKPNQSRIKELQAGIRARAAAKLRGGKIIRVEAHPIPEHPRPRRVVGRVALVGDAAGTVTKSSGEGIYFAAKSARMCAETIVEFSEKGQRIPTEADLKVYIKRWDKMYGTTYLVLDILQRVFYRSDATREAFVEMCADIDVQKLTFDSYLYKTVTPANPLTQLKITAKTIGSLLRGNALAP, encoded by the coding sequence TTGGCACTACGGGTTGCTGTTGTAGGTGGAGGTCCCGCCGGAGCTTGTGCGGCGGAGGTCTTGGCAAAAGCTGGTATTGAAACCTATTTGATCGAGCGCAAGTTAGACAACGTTAAACCCTGTGGTGGCGCAATTCCGCTCTGCATGGTGAAAGAGTTTGATCTGCCGGAAGATATTATCGATCGTAAAGTTCGGCGAATGAAGATGATTTCCCCCTCCAATGTGGTGGTGGACATCGGTCAGACCCTCAAAGATAACGAGTATATCGGTATGGTGCGCCGGGAAGTCTTTGACTCCTTCCTGCGCAATCGGGCGGCGTCTCTGGGTGCCCAGTTGATTAACGGCACGATGTATAAACTAGAGTTGCCAACGACCCAAAATGGTAGCTACAAGTTGCATTATGCCGACCACACCAACGGCATTGAAGGGGAAGATAAGACCCTAGAAGTGGATTTGGTCATCGGAGCCGATGGGGCAAACTCCCGGGTGGCGAAGGCGATCGATGCGGGGGATTATAACTACGCGATCGCGTTCCAAGAGCGGATCATGCTCCCCGAAGACAAGATGGCCTACTACGAAGATTTGGCGGAAATGTACGTTGGTGACGACGTTTCCCCGGACTTCTATGCTTGGGTGTTCCCCAAATACAACCACGTCGCTGTGGGAACGGGAACCATGAAGCCAAACCAATCCCGGATTAAGGAACTGCAAGCGGGGATCCGGGCACGGGCAGCGGCCAAGCTGCGAGGCGGTAAGATTATCCGCGTAGAAGCTCACCCCATTCCTGAGCATCCCAGACCTCGTCGGGTGGTGGGTCGCGTGGCCCTCGTTGGAGATGCAGCAGGTACCGTTACCAAATCTTCCGGTGAAGGGATTTACTTTGCTGCGAAGTCGGCTCGCATGTGTGCGGAAACGATCGTAGAGTTTTCCGAGAAGGGTCAACGGATTCCAACGGAAGCGGATCTCAAGGTTTACATTAAGCGTTGGGATAAGATGTACGGCACAACCTATTTGGTGCTGGATATTCTACAGCGCGTGTTCTACCGTTCCGACGCCACTCGGGAAGCCTTTGTTGAAATGTGTGCGGACATTGATGTGCAGAAGCTGACCTTCGACAGCTACCTGTACAAAACGGTTACCCCCGCGAATCCGCTGACTCAGCTCAAGATTACCGCCAAGACCATTGGTAGCCTGCTCCGGGGCAATGCCTTAGCACCCTAG